A genomic region of Sandaracinaceae bacterium contains the following coding sequences:
- a CDS encoding ATP-binding cassette domain-containing protein, producing MSLVVLEHLSLHFGGKRIVDDLSLRIAHGDRIGLIGPNGSGKTTLLRLIAGDQHPDGGSIRTARGARVGWLPQDIEVEGGRSLLDLVVGSVPGREKVETELAEAEKAYELTVASGDEDAMMDDAERLGDLHERLAHFETLFSEHQAKKILAGLGFLEEDHGRDVGEFSGGWKMRGVLASLLFQRPDVLLLDEPTNHLDMPTVAWFSDFLKKWSSPFILISHDRDFLNEQINRVVSFEVEGVRQYPGDYERYLVQRAEEAEILENKAANLEREREKALQFINRFRAKASKAKAVQSRIKALEKMESAETYRKRKVMSFSFAPTGRAGHEVVRCEHIRKAYGDRVVLPDVNVTIYRGDRIGIIGPNGAGKTTLLKMIAGELEATDGSIEMGHNIKPGYYAQHHAELLHPKNTVFDEASQVNRELGQTRVRSVLGSFLFSGDDVDKLVGVLSGGERARVSLAKLLLDPGNLLLLDEPTNHLDLESCESLIETLDTYDGTMVFVSHNRGLIRRLANKIWSVEDGEVTEYPGNLDDYMRLWQMRYEGGDTKAGEAPAAEKPAPEPAKPKKAQAKPPDPKRSREDEKKRKREEAQRRQQRSKSLGKLEKKVEQLLERIGALEAEQKKRNDQLCDPNGFASEKERFAVLTALQTDAEKIEELTARWESAQEELEKAQAELQQA from the coding sequence GTGAGCCTCGTCGTCCTGGAGCACCTGTCCCTGCACTTCGGCGGCAAGCGCATCGTCGACGACCTGTCGTTGCGCATCGCGCACGGCGATCGGATCGGCCTCATCGGGCCGAACGGGTCGGGCAAGACGACGCTGCTTCGCCTCATCGCCGGCGACCAGCACCCCGACGGCGGCAGCATCCGAACGGCACGGGGCGCGCGGGTGGGCTGGCTGCCGCAGGACATCGAGGTCGAAGGCGGCCGCTCGCTGCTCGACCTCGTCGTCGGCTCGGTCCCGGGTCGCGAGAAGGTCGAGACCGAGCTCGCCGAGGCCGAGAAGGCCTACGAGCTGACCGTCGCGTCAGGCGACGAAGACGCGATGATGGACGACGCCGAGCGGCTCGGAGATCTCCACGAGCGCCTCGCCCACTTCGAGACCCTCTTCAGCGAGCACCAGGCCAAGAAGATCCTCGCCGGCCTCGGCTTCCTCGAGGAGGACCACGGGCGCGACGTGGGGGAGTTCTCGGGCGGCTGGAAGATGCGCGGCGTGCTCGCGTCGCTGCTGTTCCAGCGCCCCGACGTGCTGCTGCTCGACGAGCCGACCAACCACCTCGACATGCCGACGGTGGCGTGGTTCAGCGACTTCCTGAAGAAGTGGTCCTCGCCCTTCATCCTCATCAGCCACGACCGCGACTTCCTCAACGAGCAGATCAACCGCGTCGTCAGCTTCGAGGTCGAGGGCGTGCGCCAGTACCCGGGCGACTACGAGCGCTACCTGGTGCAGCGCGCGGAGGAGGCCGAGATCCTCGAGAACAAGGCGGCCAACCTCGAGCGCGAGCGCGAGAAGGCGCTGCAGTTCATCAACCGCTTCCGCGCCAAGGCGAGCAAGGCCAAGGCCGTGCAGAGCCGCATCAAGGCGCTCGAGAAGATGGAGAGCGCCGAGACCTACCGCAAGCGCAAGGTCATGAGCTTCTCCTTCGCGCCCACCGGCCGGGCCGGGCACGAGGTCGTGCGCTGCGAGCACATCCGCAAGGCTTATGGCGATCGCGTCGTCCTGCCGGACGTGAACGTCACGATCTACCGCGGCGACCGGATCGGCATCATCGGCCCCAACGGCGCGGGCAAGACCACGCTGCTGAAGATGATCGCGGGGGAGCTCGAGGCGACCGACGGCTCCATCGAGATGGGCCACAACATCAAGCCCGGCTACTACGCGCAGCACCACGCGGAGCTGCTTCACCCGAAGAACACCGTCTTCGACGAGGCGTCGCAGGTGAACCGCGAGCTCGGCCAGACCCGCGTGCGGAGCGTGCTCGGCAGCTTCCTCTTCTCGGGCGACGACGTGGACAAGCTCGTCGGCGTGCTCAGCGGCGGTGAGCGGGCGCGCGTGTCGCTCGCGAAGCTCCTGCTCGACCCGGGCAACCTGCTGCTGCTCGACGAGCCGACCAACCACCTCGACCTCGAGAGCTGCGAGAGCCTCATCGAGACCCTCGACACGTACGACGGCACGATGGTGTTCGTCAGCCACAACCGCGGCCTCATCCGGCGGCTGGCGAACAAGATCTGGAGCGTCGAGGACGGCGAGGTCACCGAGTACCCGGGCAACCTCGACGACTACATGCGCCTCTGGCAGATGCGCTACGAGGGCGGCGACACGAAGGCGGGCGAGGCCCCCGCGGCCGAGAAGCCCGCGCCGGAGCCGGCCAAGCCGAAGAAGGCACAGGCGAAGCCGCCCGATCCCAAGCGCAGCCGCGAGGACGAGAAGAAGCGCAAGCGCGAGGAGGCGCAGCGGCGCCAGCAGCGCAGCAAGTCGCTCGGCAAGCTCGAGAAGAAGGTCGAGCAGCTCCTCGAGCGCATCGGCGCCCTCGAGGCCGAGCAGAAGAAGCGCAACGACCAGCTCTGCGACCCGAACGGCTTCGCGTCGGAGAAGGAGCGCTTCGCGGTCCTGACCGCGCTGCAGACCGACGCCGAGAAGATCGAGGAGCTCACCGCCCGCTGGGAGAGCGCGCAAGAGGAGCTCGAGAAGGCCCAGGCCGAGCTCCAGCAGGCATGA
- a CDS encoding FkbM family methyltransferase, protein MSVPKRSRWDLPDLMGEVGEYFDCGATVGAGDTVFDVGANVGAFAIEAARRAESDVSLFCFEPVPPIFSALSANARENAWLGGARTHLFEKAVVSQGDPDHTDLAFFRRFPTDSTCDIDEKRRDFEMFFAQKGTAFRAALTPRVGKTVAAAVGHIVTTMPQGGLGRAVSDLVTGHVRLRAPTTTLSAVVLERGVTSIDLLKIDVEGAELRVLQGISDAHWPLIRQIVLEGHDRDGRLDVIGGMLTEKGFDIAHLTQPEGADEKGLDSFLLYARRAKTNGNGRA, encoded by the coding sequence ATGAGCGTTCCGAAGCGTTCGCGGTGGGACCTGCCGGATCTGATGGGCGAAGTCGGCGAGTACTTCGACTGCGGCGCCACCGTGGGCGCGGGCGACACCGTCTTCGACGTGGGCGCCAACGTCGGCGCGTTCGCCATCGAGGCCGCCCGTCGGGCGGAGAGCGACGTCTCGCTCTTCTGCTTCGAGCCCGTCCCGCCGATCTTCAGCGCCCTGAGCGCCAACGCGCGCGAGAACGCCTGGCTCGGCGGCGCCCGGACGCATCTCTTCGAGAAGGCCGTCGTCTCGCAGGGCGACCCGGATCACACCGACCTGGCCTTCTTCCGTCGCTTCCCGACCGACTCCACCTGTGACATCGACGAGAAGCGCCGCGACTTCGAGATGTTCTTCGCCCAGAAGGGCACCGCCTTCCGCGCCGCCCTGACCCCGCGCGTCGGCAAGACCGTCGCCGCGGCGGTGGGGCACATCGTCACGACGATGCCGCAGGGTGGCCTCGGCCGCGCGGTGAGCGATCTCGTCACCGGTCACGTGCGCCTGCGCGCGCCCACCACGACGCTCTCGGCGGTGGTGCTGGAGCGTGGCGTGACCTCCATCGATCTGCTGAAGATCGACGTCGAGGGGGCCGAGCTCCGCGTGCTCCAGGGCATCTCCGACGCCCACTGGCCGCTCATCCGGCAGATCGTGCTCGAGGGTCACGACCGCGACGGTCGCCTCGACGTGATCGGCGGCATGCTGACCGAGAAGGGCTTCGACATCGCCCACCTCACCCAGCCCGAGGGCGCGGACGAGAAGGGGCTCGACAGCTTCCTGCTCTACGCCCGCCGCGCCAAGACCAACGGCAACGGTCGCGCCTGA